One stretch of Cryptococcus decagattii chromosome 10, complete sequence DNA includes these proteins:
- a CDS encoding methylthioribulose-1-phosphate dehydratase, with amino-acid sequence MAKTYTPEEAEALVHSHDPEHPANLICDLCREFYKLGWVTGTGGGISIRKDDVVYLAPSGVQKERIKPEHIFVLPFAQSSVPKPGSKRDFIRIPSKKGLNESQCTPLFWNAFTMREAGACIHTHSQHAVLLTLLLPRDSPSFRISHQEMIKGVRLGGVGKTLKFFETLEVPIIDNTAFEEDLTEGMAAAMEKYPDAPAILVRRHGVYVWGNTWEQAKTQAECLDYLFEIACKMIQNKVPLEGDT; translated from the exons ATGGCCAAGACGTATACTCCTGAAGAGGCCGAGGCCCTAGTTCACAGTCATGACCCGGAGCAT CCCGCTAACTTGATCTGTGACTTATGCCGAGAGTTCTACA AGCTTGGATGGGTTACTGGCACAGGTGGAG GCATCAGTATCCGCAAGGA CGATGTTGTGTACCTCGCCCCTTCTGGTGTCCAGAAAGAACGGATCAAGCCAGAGCACATCTTCGTTCTTCCTTTTGCCCAGTCTTCAGTACCTAAGCCTGGGTCAAAGCGAGACTTCATCAGAATACCGAGCAAAAAGGGTCTCAACGAGTCTCAATGTACCCCGCTCTTCTGGAACGCCTTCACCATGCGAGAGGCAGGTGCCTGTATCCATACTCATTCTCAGCACGCCG TGCTTCTgaccctccttcttccccgaGACTCTCCTAGCTTCCGAATCTCTCACCAAGAGATGATTAAGGGCGTCCGTTTGGGCGGCGTTGGAAAGACACTGAAGTTTTTTGAAACTCTCGAAGTGCCAATTATTGATAACACGGCGTTTGAGGAAGATTTGACCGAGGGCATGGCTGCT GCAATGGAAAAATACCCAGATGCTCCCGCCATTTTGGTTAGAAGGCATGGCGTCTATGTTTGGG GTAACACCTGGGAGCAAGCTAAGACTCAAGCAGAGTGCTTGGATTACTTGTTCGAGATTGCTTGCAAGATGATCCAGAACAAGGTTCCTCTCGAAGGCGATACATAG